From a region of the Alnus glutinosa chromosome 1, dhAlnGlut1.1, whole genome shotgun sequence genome:
- the LOC133861801 gene encoding WUSCHEL-related homeobox 6, translating to MTMACGDRGSDDLNVSDSFSALKLRPIFPVSARNTVISPILFTPPYRHCTHYTNLFSLSLQYPGYVRSEQIKSRACLNRQLPLASSRWNPTAEQLLALEELYRRGTRTPTAEQIQQITAYLRRFGKIEGKNVFYWFQNHKARERQKRRREMASVHLPEHRHHDHSKSTLDNKESAGYEVNHAKKKSAPLCESGNSMHRAERKTHGWVQHSERMAHRTCQSIEMPCSPSIQTSSHTKLSNSSDHYGILMTTPTNCKEGGFSHLEEYRRRESKTLNLFPAPHGYDCDANSFTGEDTKELPITARDQFFEFLPLKN from the exons ATGACCATGGCTTGTGGTGATCGTGGTAGCGACGACCTTAACGTGTCTGACTCATTCAGTGCCCTTAAGCTTCGGCCCATCTTTCCAGTCAGTGCCAGAAACACTGTCATCTCTCCAATATTATTCACCCCTCCTTATCGTCATTGCACTCATTACACCAATCTTTTCTCACTCAGTCTCCAATATCCag GTTATGTAAGGAGTGAACAAATTAAAAGTAGGGCATGTTTAAACAGGCAATTACCATTGGCAAGTTCACGATGGAATCCAACGGCGGAGCAGCTACTAGCCCTTGAGGAGTTGTATCGTCGTGGAACACGAACGCCGACAGCTGAGCAAATCCAGCAGATCACAGCATATCTTAGACGGTTCGGTAAGATTGAAGGGAAGAATGTTTTCTACTGGTTTCAAAATCACAAAGCCAGAGAGCGCCAGAAACGCCGGCGTGAAATGGCATCAGTACACTTACCAGAGCACCGACATCATGATCATAGTAAAAGTACTCTAGATAACAAAGAATCAGCAG GTTATGAAGTTAACCACGCAAAGAAGAAGTCGGCACCTCTTTGT GAATCTGGTAATTCGATGCATAGAGCAGAAAGAAAGACGCATGGGTGGGTTCAACATTCGGAGAGAATGGCGCATCGCACGTGTCAAAGTATAGAGATGCCTTGTTCTCCTTCCATCCAGACATCATCACACACAAAGCTCTCAAACAGTAGTGATCATTATGGTATCTTAATGACGACACCCACCAATTGCAAAGAAGGCGGCTTCTCCCACCTTGAGGAATATCGGAGAAGAGAATCTAAAACTCTCAACCTCTTTCCGGCGCCGCATGGTTATGATTGTGATGCCAATAGTTTCACCGGAGAGGACACAAAAGAGCTGCCGATCACAGCTAGGGACCAATTTTTTGAGTTTCTTCCTCTCAAGAACTGA
- the LOC133876826 gene encoding uncharacterized protein LOC133876826, whose translation MLAINLIEFTTEKVMSPQAILNPSRTLEGVHGVHVVPHSPFALEKTTEDGDFPQSISRSSAIEANQRLLMQWVWQLRPACLRPIHGCIHGDQNLAETVANVLTSLPFIALGIQAPRKSLSTKLYANSLIGVGVASSLYHSSRGKLRQFMRWTDYTMIATATVCLSRALRDDNPKFLMAASAFLLPVQPLMVSAVHTGMMEVVFAKRASKDPDLKMAYNVHKMSSLLGGVLFVADDVFPRTPFIHAAWHLAAAVGVGTCNKLLE comes from the exons ATGCTGGCAATCAACTTGATTGAATTTACTACTGAAAAGGTTATGAGTCCCCAGGCTATATTGAACCCAAGCAGAACCCTTGAGGGTGTCCATGGGGTTCATGTGGTGCCTCATTCACCATTTGCATTGGAGAAAACTACTGAAGATGGGGACTTTCCTCAGTCAATCAGTAGAAGCTCGGCTATTGAAGCAAATCAGCGGTTATTAATGCA ATGGGTATGGCAGCTTAGACCAGCCTGTTTGAGGCCCATCCATGGGTGTATTCATG GTGATCAGAATCTTGCAGAAACAGTGGCTAATGTGCTTACTTCACTTCCTTTTATAGCTCTTGGAATCCAGGCCCCAAG GAAGAGCCTGAGTACTAAGCTGTATGCTAATTCGTTAATTGGAGTTGGAGTTGCCTCAAGTTTGTACCACTCTTCAAGAGGAAAACTGAGGCAGTTTATGAGATGGACGGATTATACAATGATAGCCACAGCAACAGTA TGTCTATCAAGAGCTCTCAGAGATGACAACCCAAAGTTTCTGATGGCTGCATCCGCATTTCTTCTACCTGTCCAGCCTCTAATGGTTTCTGCCGTTCATACTGGGATGATGGAG GTAGTATTCGCAAAAAGAGCATCAAAAGATCCAGATCTGAAGATGGCCTACAACGTGCATAAGATGTCATCATTGTTGGGTGGTGTATTGTTTGTTGCTGATGATGTTTTCCCTAGGACTCCATTCATTCATGCTGCCTGGCATCTGGCTGCAGCTGTTGGTGTTGGCACCTGTAATAAGCTTCTTGAGTAG